A part of Kitasatospora acidiphila genomic DNA contains:
- a CDS encoding zinc-binding dehydrogenase, with protein sequence MRAIWLKQFGDPSVLVPGTAPDPVPGAGEALVAVEFANITFVETQFRATGAGPFRAELPMIPGNGVAGTVTAVGAGADAALLGRRVVTGTGGSGGYAELAAVPAAGVFEVPDGLALDDALALLADGRTAVLQLRAVRPAAGERVLVEAAAGGVGSLLLQLAKAAGAEVVAAAGGPRKPALARELGADLAVDYREADWTAAVGAVDAVFDGVGGAIGRAAFELLGPGGRMVSYGLASGEWAAIPADTAAARGVALVTADRTPDALRDATEYALAEAAAGRLRPVIGQRYPLAEAAAAHAAIESRATVGKTLLEVGTPRDWGGERLAWAPSCGCTRSPGPGSPSNSPTGSSS encoded by the coding sequence ATGCGCGCGATCTGGCTCAAGCAATTCGGTGACCCCTCGGTGCTGGTGCCGGGTACGGCTCCCGATCCGGTGCCCGGGGCGGGGGAGGCGCTGGTGGCCGTGGAGTTCGCCAACATCACCTTCGTGGAGACGCAGTTCCGGGCCACCGGGGCGGGGCCGTTCCGGGCCGAGCTGCCGATGATCCCGGGCAACGGGGTGGCCGGCACGGTGACGGCCGTCGGGGCGGGAGCGGACGCGGCGCTGCTCGGCCGGCGGGTCGTCACCGGCACGGGCGGCAGCGGTGGTTATGCCGAACTGGCCGCGGTGCCGGCCGCCGGGGTGTTCGAGGTGCCGGACGGGCTGGCCCTGGACGACGCGCTGGCGCTGCTGGCGGACGGGCGGACGGCGGTGCTCCAGCTGCGAGCGGTCCGGCCGGCGGCGGGGGAGCGGGTGCTGGTGGAAGCCGCGGCCGGCGGGGTGGGCAGCCTGCTGCTGCAGTTGGCCAAGGCGGCCGGCGCCGAGGTGGTCGCGGCGGCCGGTGGGCCCCGCAAGCCGGCGCTGGCCCGGGAGTTGGGCGCGGACCTGGCGGTCGACTACCGGGAGGCCGACTGGACGGCCGCGGTGGGGGCGGTGGACGCGGTGTTCGACGGCGTGGGCGGCGCGATCGGCCGGGCCGCCTTCGAACTGCTGGGCCCGGGTGGGCGGATGGTGAGTTACGGGCTGGCCAGCGGGGAGTGGGCGGCGATCCCGGCCGACACCGCGGCCGCCCGGGGCGTGGCGCTGGTCACCGCGGACCGCACCCCGGACGCCCTGCGCGACGCCACCGAGTACGCACTCGCCGAGGCTGCGGCGGGCCGGCTGCGCCCGGTGATCGGCCAGCGCTACCCGCTCGCCGAGGCGGCCGCCGCGCATGCCGCGATCGAGTCCCGGGCGACGGTGGGCAAGACGCTGCTGGAGGTCGGCACGCCCCGCGACTGGGGCGGTGAGCGGCTAGCATGGGCCCCATCATGCGGCTGCACCCGATCTCCTGGACCCGGCTCACCGAGCAACTCGCCGACCGGGTCGAGCAGCTGA
- a CDS encoding nucleoside/nucleotide kinase family protein has protein sequence MRLHPISWTRLTEQLADRVEQLMPADGGQWPRVAVDGAGAAGPGRLAEALADELRLRGRAVQRIRAQGFLRPASIRLEYGHQDADAYLDLWLDTNALFREVFTPLDPGGSGKVLPDLWDPRTDRATRSPYRQLAPGTVVLLDGPLLLGRWFPFDLTVHLLMSPPALARRTPDAEQWTLPAFARYDAQVRPAESADVLVRVDDPNHPATDLS, from the coding sequence ATGCGGCTGCACCCGATCTCCTGGACCCGGCTCACCGAGCAACTCGCCGACCGGGTCGAGCAGCTGATGCCGGCCGACGGCGGGCAGTGGCCGCGGGTCGCGGTGGACGGCGCGGGCGCGGCCGGGCCGGGGCGGCTGGCCGAGGCGCTGGCCGACGAGCTGCGGCTGCGCGGTCGGGCGGTGCAGCGGATCCGGGCACAGGGGTTCTTGCGGCCGGCCTCGATCCGGCTGGAGTACGGCCACCAGGACGCGGACGCCTACCTCGACCTGTGGCTGGACACCAACGCGCTGTTCCGCGAGGTGTTCACGCCGCTCGACCCGGGCGGCAGCGGCAAGGTGCTGCCGGACCTGTGGGATCCGCGCACCGATCGCGCAACCCGCAGCCCCTACCGCCAGTTGGCGCCCGGCACCGTGGTGCTGCTGGACGGGCCGCTGCTGCTCGGCCGCTGGTTCCCGTTCGACTTGACGGTCCATCTGCTGATGTCCCCACCGGCGTTGGCCCGCCGCACCCCCGACGCCGAGCAGTGGACGCTGCCCGCCTTCGCCCGCTACGACGCCCAGGTCCGGCCGGCCGAGAGCGCGGATGTGCTGGTGCGCGTGGACGACCCCAATCACCCCGCAACCGACCTCAGTTGA
- a CDS encoding inositol monophosphatase family protein, with amino-acid sequence MTELLDGVLAAVRETADWLAQRHRSEPLPAAGRAEAFAAFAAIDEPAAGLLRERLTALRPEVGWLDAELAGVVPDSGDWWVCDATDGAVQYLLGQPHWAVTATLLRDGEAVLAVVHAPQLGLSYTALRGSGAWLNGRPITPSARELAAAVVATSQPPAVREDPWALHRAGASLSAVLAGGVVAVRNLGPTALQVAQVGSGHLDAFWEFGLDGPNLLPGALIAAEAGALVTDERGAPWRASSTGFVAAGPVVHHALVGLLN; translated from the coding sequence ATGACCGAGCTGTTGGACGGTGTGCTGGCGGCGGTGCGCGAGACCGCTGACTGGCTGGCGCAGCGGCACCGCAGCGAGCCGCTGCCGGCCGCCGGCCGCGCCGAGGCGTTCGCCGCCTTCGCCGCGATCGACGAGCCGGCGGCCGGCCTGCTGCGTGAGCGGCTGACCGCGCTGCGCCCGGAAGTCGGCTGGCTGGACGCCGAGTTGGCGGGCGTGGTGCCGGACAGCGGCGACTGGTGGGTGTGCGACGCCACCGACGGCGCGGTGCAGTACCTGCTCGGCCAGCCGCACTGGGCGGTCACCGCGACCCTGCTGCGGGACGGCGAGGCGGTGCTCGCCGTGGTGCACGCGCCCCAACTGGGCCTCAGCTACACCGCGTTGCGCGGCTCCGGCGCCTGGCTGAACGGCCGGCCGATCACCCCGTCCGCGCGGGAGCTGGCCGCCGCCGTGGTCGCCACCAGCCAGCCGCCGGCGGTCCGCGAGGACCCGTGGGCGCTGCACCGGGCCGGCGCCTCGCTGAGCGCCGTGCTCGCCGGCGGAGTGGTCGCCGTGCGCAACCTGGGTCCGACCGCGCTCCAGGTGGCCCAGGTGGGCTCCGGACACCTGGACGCCTTCTGGGAGTTCGGCCTGGACGGGCCCAACCTGCTGCCGGGCGCGCTGATCGCCGCCGAGGCCGGTGCCCTGGTCACCGACGAGCGCGGGGCGCCCTGGCGAGCCTCCTCGACCGGCTTCGTCGCTGCCGGCCCGGTGGTGCATCACGCACTGGTTGGGCTGCTCAACTGA
- a CDS encoding Lrp/AsnC family transcriptional regulator — translation MAPRTADPDTANPADALDALDRRLVCALQVDGRAEPGRIAAALGVSARTVTRRLARLRETGVVKVVVQPRAVDDAVGALLLRIRVLQGRVAAVADALADRSDVPFVDVMLGGQEVGAVLVSDQAGRDGLLYRQLPVTGAVTETTVYAVLHLFADAAQWHAGLLTPEETAALTPHPTTPQPTTPPPTVPAPVAAKDDPLDRALLAALTEDARSSAAALATAVGAPESTVRRRLQRLAAAGQLRTHVTVDPRLLGMAVDANLYLALPPGRLAAAGTALAAHPQVHGVVATSGPHNLMAAVFCPDHAALYRFTTEVLGPLGVDRMETVIVARAVKRAGARVVLPKP, via the coding sequence ATGGCACCCAGAACAGCGGATCCGGACACTGCGAACCCCGCGGACGCCCTGGACGCCTTGGACCGCCGACTGGTCTGCGCCCTGCAAGTCGACGGCCGTGCCGAGCCGGGCCGGATCGCCGCCGCGCTCGGCGTCTCGGCGCGCACCGTGACGCGGCGGCTGGCCCGGCTGCGGGAGACCGGGGTGGTCAAGGTGGTGGTGCAGCCGCGGGCCGTGGACGACGCGGTCGGTGCGCTGCTACTGCGGATCCGGGTGCTGCAGGGCCGGGTGGCCGCCGTGGCCGACGCGCTCGCGGACCGCTCGGACGTGCCGTTCGTCGATGTGATGCTGGGCGGGCAGGAGGTGGGCGCGGTACTGGTCAGCGACCAGGCCGGCCGGGACGGCCTGCTCTACCGCCAACTGCCGGTCACCGGCGCGGTCACCGAGACCACGGTGTACGCGGTGCTCCACCTGTTCGCCGACGCCGCGCAGTGGCACGCCGGCCTGCTCACCCCCGAGGAGACGGCCGCCCTCACCCCGCATCCGACCACCCCGCAACCGACCACCCCGCCGCCGACCGTGCCGGCCCCGGTCGCGGCGAAGGACGACCCGCTGGACCGTGCGCTGCTGGCCGCCCTGACCGAGGACGCCCGCAGCTCGGCCGCCGCCCTGGCCACCGCCGTCGGCGCCCCCGAGTCCACGGTGCGCCGGCGACTGCAACGGCTGGCCGCGGCCGGGCAGTTGCGCACCCATGTGACGGTCGACCCGCGCCTGCTCGGCATGGCCGTGGACGCCAACCTCTACCTCGCGCTGCCGCCCGGCCGACTTGCGGCGGCCGGTACGGCACTGGCCGCCCACCCGCAGGTGCACGGGGTGGTGGCCACCAGTGGCCCGCACAACCTGATGGCCGCGGTCTTCTGCCCGGACCACGCCGCGCTCTACCGCTTCACCACCGAGGTGCTCGGCCCGCTCGGCGTGGACCGGATGGAGACGGTGATCGTCGCGCGAGCCGTCAAACGCGCGGGCGCGCGCGTGGTGCTGCCCAAGCCATGA
- a CDS encoding DUF2269 family protein: protein MGKFLLSLHVLAAVIAIGPVTVAASMFPRKARAALAGGPEAAGEASAVHTLNRITKVYAAIGVAVPVLGIGTAQVMGVMSSPWLITSLVLTIVAALVLLVLVLPPQQAVVDTLAGEAEADAGKALGGLKMLAMSTGLFSLLWAVVTVLMVVRPGSTTHA, encoded by the coding sequence ATGGGCAAGTTCCTGCTGAGCCTGCACGTTCTGGCGGCCGTGATCGCCATCGGGCCGGTGACGGTCGCCGCGAGCATGTTCCCGCGCAAGGCCCGCGCCGCGCTGGCCGGCGGACCGGAGGCGGCCGGGGAGGCCTCGGCGGTGCACACCCTGAACCGGATCACCAAGGTCTACGCGGCGATCGGCGTGGCGGTGCCCGTGCTGGGCATCGGCACCGCGCAGGTGATGGGCGTCATGAGCAGCCCCTGGCTGATCACCTCGCTGGTGCTCACCATCGTGGCGGCGCTGGTGCTGCTGGTGCTGGTGCTGCCCCCGCAGCAGGCGGTGGTCGACACCCTGGCCGGCGAGGCAGAGGCCGACGCCGGCAAGGCGCTGGGCGGGCTCAAGATGCTGGCCATGAGCACCGGGCTGTTCTCGCTGCTCTGGGCGGTGGTCACGGTGCTGATGGTGGTCCGGCCGGGCTCCACCACGCACGCCTGA
- the kynU gene encoding kynureninase produces MTDPKSLAVPTTREQCAALDAVDPLAPLRKEFTLPVEGIYLDGNSLGVLPVRTPEVVRRTVEQEWGQGLITSWNAAGWTELPHTLGAGIAPLIGAGDGEVLVCDGVSINLFKILTAAMRMRPGRHTVLGERDTFPTDLYIAEGVTGLFEGARSVLLDSLDDLDAHLDEGVAAVVLSHVDYRTGVLLDMAGITERVHRAGALMIWDLCHSAGALPIDLTACEVDFAVGCTYKYLNAGPCAPGFLYAATRHHDAVRQPLTGWFGHAEPFAFRPEYQAAQGITRFMTSFPPLLALAGLRATLEIWEQVDLDQVRAKSLALTELFMARLADLEIVTPREPERRGSQVAIRYPDGFPVVQALIERGVIGDFRAPDLMRFGFTPLYTSYTDAWDAAEALREVLASGEWRAERFHRRGAVT; encoded by the coding sequence GTGACCGACCCGAAGAGCCTGGCCGTCCCCACCACCCGCGAGCAGTGCGCGGCGCTGGACGCCGTCGACCCGCTGGCGCCGCTGCGCAAGGAGTTCACGCTGCCCGTCGAGGGCATCTACCTGGACGGGAACTCGCTCGGCGTGCTGCCGGTGCGCACCCCCGAGGTGGTCCGACGGACCGTCGAGCAGGAGTGGGGCCAGGGCCTGATCACCAGCTGGAACGCGGCCGGCTGGACCGAGCTGCCGCACACCCTGGGTGCCGGGATCGCGCCGCTGATCGGGGCCGGCGACGGCGAGGTGCTGGTCTGCGACGGCGTCTCGATCAACCTCTTCAAGATCCTCACGGCGGCAATGCGGATGCGCCCCGGGCGGCACACGGTGCTCGGCGAGCGGGACACCTTCCCGACCGACCTCTACATCGCCGAGGGCGTCACCGGGCTCTTCGAGGGCGCCCGCAGCGTGCTGCTCGACTCGCTGGACGACCTGGACGCCCACCTCGACGAGGGCGTCGCCGCGGTGGTGCTCTCGCACGTGGACTACCGCACCGGCGTGCTGCTCGACATGGCCGGGATCACCGAACGGGTGCACCGCGCGGGCGCGTTGATGATCTGGGACCTGTGCCACTCGGCCGGTGCGCTGCCGATCGACCTGACGGCCTGCGAGGTGGACTTCGCGGTCGGCTGCACCTACAAGTACCTCAACGCCGGACCGTGCGCACCCGGTTTCCTCTACGCGGCGACCCGCCACCACGACGCCGTGCGGCAACCGCTGACCGGGTGGTTCGGGCATGCCGAGCCCTTCGCGTTCCGGCCCGAGTACCAGGCGGCGCAGGGCATCACCCGGTTCATGACCAGCTTCCCGCCGCTGCTGGCGCTGGCCGGGCTGCGGGCCACCCTGGAGATCTGGGAGCAGGTCGACCTCGACCAGGTGCGGGCCAAGAGCCTGGCGCTGACCGAGCTGTTCATGGCGCGGCTGGCGGACCTGGAGATCGTCACCCCGAGGGAGCCGGAGCGGCGCGGCAGCCAGGTGGCGATCCGGTACCCGGACGGGTTCCCGGTGGTGCAGGCGCTGATCGAACGCGGGGTGATCGGGGACTTCCGGGCGCCCGACCTGATGCGCTTCGGGTTCACCCCGCTCTACACCTCGTACACCGACGCCTGGGACGCGGCCGAGGCGCTGCGCGAGGTGCTGGCGAGCGGTGAGTGGCGCGCCGAGCGGTTCCACCGGCGGGGCGCGGTGACCTGA
- a CDS encoding tryptophan 2,3-dioxygenase encodes MAQSTVQKPKLAYDADPAAAHGGATPYEAYARLDVLHTLQQPRSTVDAEMSFIITTQVMELLFDLVRHEWTLTQQALRADDLPAARAALRRGALTQDVLNSSWDLLATLSPVEFSAFRPLLGEASGFQSSAYLLLEFLLGNKSERLLEMYGGAPEVRKQLTAALHGPSLYDEVLALLARRGLLSEPAAPGTERYRPSEAVQAAWRTVYTDPAHADLVELAEALLDTAERVTRWRQRHYSSVKRTMGAKSGTAGSSGLAWLKAATEQDVFPELWTVRGEL; translated from the coding sequence ATGGCCCAGTCCACCGTCCAGAAGCCGAAGCTGGCCTACGACGCCGACCCGGCCGCGGCGCACGGCGGCGCCACGCCCTACGAGGCCTACGCCCGCCTCGACGTGCTGCACACCCTGCAGCAGCCGCGAAGCACCGTCGACGCCGAGATGTCGTTCATCATCACCACCCAGGTGATGGAACTGCTCTTCGACCTGGTGCGGCACGAGTGGACGCTGACCCAGCAGGCGCTGCGCGCGGACGACCTGCCGGCCGCCCGCGCCGCGCTGCGCCGGGGCGCGCTCACCCAGGACGTGCTGAACAGCTCCTGGGACCTGCTGGCCACGCTCTCCCCGGTGGAGTTCAGCGCCTTCCGCCCGCTGCTCGGCGAGGCCTCCGGGTTCCAGTCCTCGGCCTACCTCCTGCTGGAGTTCCTGCTCGGCAACAAGTCCGAGCGGCTGCTGGAGATGTACGGCGGCGCCCCCGAGGTCCGCAAGCAGCTCACCGCCGCCCTGCACGGCCCGAGCCTCTACGACGAGGTGCTGGCGCTGCTGGCCCGCCGCGGCCTGCTGAGCGAGCCGGCGGCCCCGGGCACGGAGCGCTACCGGCCGAGCGAGGCCGTGCAGGCTGCCTGGCGCACCGTCTACACGGACCCGGCGCACGCCGATCTGGTCGAGCTGGCCGAGGCGCTGCTGGACACCGCCGAACGGGTCACCCGCTGGCGGCAGCGCCACTACTCTTCGGTCAAGCGCACCATGGGGGCCAAGTCGGGCACCGCCGGCTCCAGCGGGCTGGCCTGGCTGAAGGCCGCCACCGAGCAGGACGTCTTTCCGGAGCTGTGGACCGTGCGAGGAGAGCTGTGA
- a CDS encoding Lrp/AsnC family transcriptional regulator yields the protein MALDALDRRLLAELQADARLSYNELSRRVSLSAPAVAERVRRLEADGVIAGYHAQVDLSRAGLPVTALVQVQCYGPRCLLRDPEVAEWPEVLQLHRVTGGACCVLLVAVPGMAEFEALTDRFAPYGQPTSSMILSTPVPWRPVTPP from the coding sequence ATGGCGCTGGACGCGCTGGACCGCCGACTGCTCGCCGAGTTGCAGGCCGACGCCCGGCTCTCCTACAACGAATTGTCGCGCCGGGTCAGCCTGTCCGCACCGGCCGTCGCCGAGCGGGTGCGGCGGCTGGAGGCGGACGGGGTGATCGCCGGCTACCACGCGCAGGTCGACCTCTCCCGCGCCGGACTGCCGGTGACGGCGCTGGTCCAGGTGCAGTGCTACGGCCCGCGCTGCCTGCTGCGCGACCCCGAGGTGGCCGAGTGGCCGGAGGTGCTGCAACTGCACCGGGTCACCGGCGGGGCCTGCTGCGTCCTGCTGGTGGCGGTCCCCGGGATGGCCGAGTTCGAGGCGCTGACCGACCGCTTCGCCCCCTACGGGCAGCCGACCAGCTCGATGATCCTCTCCACCCCGGTGCCCTGGCGGCCGGTCACCCCGCCGTAG
- a CDS encoding MarC family protein: protein MATFNFSSVFITFFAVVGPPKVLLTYAELSRTRSQRELIRLVAVSTALAAAVGVLMALLAETVTGFFHVSDESLQLAGGTIFFLYAVGLVLGVHFGVVTTEYDDRLSRPLAEGVRELSLPYIASPLAITAVLVESLANDAVSWRFTVAGAYLLVVGCNAVSVVALAPLLRRTHQTSLEVVSRLLGLLLAAVGVELILNGLEGLGVHLASPNRQ, encoded by the coding sequence ATGGCCACCTTCAACTTCAGCAGCGTGTTCATCACCTTCTTCGCCGTGGTCGGCCCGCCCAAGGTGCTGCTGACCTACGCCGAGCTGAGCCGCACCCGCAGCCAGCGCGAACTGATCAGGCTGGTGGCGGTGAGCACCGCGCTGGCCGCGGCCGTCGGGGTGCTGATGGCCCTGCTGGCCGAGACGGTGACCGGGTTCTTCCACGTCAGCGACGAGTCCCTGCAGCTGGCCGGCGGGACGATCTTCTTCCTCTATGCGGTCGGCCTGGTGCTCGGGGTGCACTTCGGCGTCGTGACGACCGAGTACGACGACCGGCTGAGCCGCCCACTGGCCGAAGGCGTGCGGGAGCTGTCCCTCCCGTACATCGCCAGCCCGCTGGCGATCACCGCGGTGCTGGTGGAATCGCTCGCCAACGATGCCGTGAGCTGGCGGTTCACGGTGGCCGGCGCCTATCTGCTGGTGGTCGGGTGCAACGCGGTCAGCGTGGTGGCGCTGGCCCCGCTGCTGCGCCGCACCCACCAGACCTCCTTGGAGGTGGTCTCCCGACTGCTCGGCCTGCTGCTGGCCGCGGTCGGCGTGGAGCTCATCCTCAACGGCCTGGAGGGGCTCGGGGTGCACCTGGCCAGCCCCAACAGGCAGTGA
- a CDS encoding DoxX family protein: MGCVNRKDLGLLVLRAAVGGVLFSHGTQKLFGWFGGGGLEGTAKAMESMGFKPGGQSALAAGLGEAGGGALLVMGLATPVAGPVVAGTMAGAASVHFPHGFFVTKGGYEYPALLGVCGLALGIAGPGRYSLDELTGNAFNRSVLGALSFAAAAAGAYAVVTKRERAVREAAAKAMDSEPE, translated from the coding sequence ATGGGCTGCGTCAACCGCAAGGATCTCGGACTGCTCGTGCTGCGGGCGGCCGTCGGCGGGGTGCTGTTCTCGCACGGCACCCAGAAGCTCTTCGGCTGGTTCGGCGGCGGCGGGCTGGAGGGCACCGCGAAGGCGATGGAGTCGATGGGGTTCAAGCCGGGCGGGCAGAGCGCGCTGGCGGCCGGCCTGGGCGAGGCGGGCGGCGGCGCGCTGCTGGTGATGGGGCTGGCCACGCCGGTGGCCGGACCGGTGGTGGCGGGCACCATGGCCGGGGCGGCCTCGGTGCACTTCCCGCACGGCTTCTTCGTCACCAAGGGCGGCTACGAGTACCCGGCGCTGCTCGGCGTCTGCGGCCTGGCGCTCGGCATCGCCGGCCCGGGCCGCTACTCGCTGGACGAGCTGACCGGCAACGCTTTCAACCGCTCGGTCCTCGGCGCGCTGTCGTTCGCGGCCGCGGCGGCCGGCGCCTACGCGGTGGTGACCAAGCGCGAGCGCGCCGTCCGGGAGGCGGCCGCCAAGGCGATGGACTCCGAGCCCGAGTAA
- a CDS encoding undecaprenyl-diphosphate phosphatase encodes MSLTYPESIGVGLLQGVTELFPVSSLGHSILLPALIGGKTKSDLDLTAAQSPYLTVLVGLHLATALALVVFFRRDWVRVIRGLYTSIRERRIQTIEQKLAWLLVVGTIPVGIAGLVAEKALRNALGKPVPAAIFLALNGFVLLGADRLRRGGGGRRRAGAAVQHTPGVDPDLASDRRLVKMSFGKGAWIGAAQILALLPGISRSGVTMSTGILRGLNHEDAARFSFLLATPVILAASALKLPELAKPENAGIRGPLLAGSVAAFVAGYISVKFLTKYFENRSLTPFAIYCMLAGVGSAVYLSV; translated from the coding sequence ATGTCCCTGACCTACCCGGAATCCATCGGCGTGGGCCTGCTGCAAGGTGTGACCGAGCTCTTTCCGGTCTCCAGCCTGGGACACAGCATCCTGCTCCCGGCCCTGATCGGCGGCAAGACCAAGAGCGACCTGGACCTGACCGCCGCCCAGTCCCCGTACCTGACGGTCCTGGTAGGCCTGCACCTGGCCACCGCGCTCGCCCTGGTGGTCTTCTTCCGCAGGGACTGGGTGCGGGTGATCCGCGGGCTGTACACCTCCATACGCGAGCGCCGGATCCAGACCATCGAGCAGAAGCTCGCCTGGCTGCTGGTCGTCGGCACCATCCCGGTCGGCATCGCCGGCCTGGTCGCCGAGAAGGCGCTGCGCAACGCGCTCGGCAAGCCCGTTCCGGCGGCGATCTTCCTGGCGCTCAACGGATTCGTGCTGCTGGGCGCGGACCGGCTGCGGCGCGGTGGCGGCGGTCGGCGCCGGGCCGGCGCGGCCGTCCAGCACACCCCGGGGGTCGACCCCGACCTGGCCTCGGACCGCCGGCTGGTCAAGATGAGCTTCGGCAAGGGCGCCTGGATCGGCGCCGCCCAGATCCTCGCCCTGCTGCCGGGCATCAGCCGCTCCGGCGTCACCATGAGCACCGGCATCCTGCGCGGGCTGAACCACGAGGACGCGGCCCGGTTCTCCTTCCTGCTGGCCACCCCGGTGATCCTGGCCGCCTCGGCGCTCAAGCTGCCCGAGCTGGCCAAGCCGGAGAACGCCGGGATCCGCGGCCCGCTGCTGGCCGGCTCGGTGGCCGCCTTCGTGGCCGGCTACATCTCGGTGAAGTTCCTGACCAAGTACTTCGAGAACCGCAGCCTGACCCCGTTCGCGATCTACTGCATGCTCGCCGGCGTCGGCAGCGCGGTCTACCTGAGCGTGTGA
- a CDS encoding sensor histidine kinase, whose protein sequence is MTVAGLPELPLTALGRRFPGATRGLAALRARRLGERHPVLVDGCGAVLLLVLTSGVHARMMPGLWELPLQAALVLPLALRRRHPAGVFAVVAVVAFVQWVISWWADSHVLPADIAALIALYTVAAHRSFRWTLAAYGTLEVGVLLCVLRWRPEYPIASPFEAVLKTVFFLSGVTTAAVVLGRNVRARQAKLAALQQRARDLERRRDQQSALAVAEERSRIAREMHDIVTHNLSVMVALADGAVYANEHAPEKATAAMRQSAETGRQALTDMRRFLGVLRADEPDALRHPQPGLGQLPALTAQVRAAGLPTELALTGDHAHVSPGAQLTVYRLVQESLTNTIKHTAPGARATVTVVCGPGSVAVEVCDDGRALPRPAEGLLGTGHGLAGMRDRAAAYGAELSAGPLPQGGWRVAATLDLALPDLAEEKPS, encoded by the coding sequence ATGACAGTGGCTGGACTGCCCGAGCTGCCCCTGACCGCCCTCGGGCGGCGCTTCCCCGGCGCCACCCGGGGGCTCGCGGCGCTGCGGGCCCGGCGGCTCGGTGAGCGCCACCCGGTGCTGGTCGACGGCTGCGGCGCGGTGCTGCTGCTGGTGCTCACCTCCGGCGTGCACGCCCGGATGATGCCGGGGCTCTGGGAGCTGCCGCTGCAGGCCGCCCTGGTGCTGCCGCTCGCGCTGCGCCGCCGCCACCCGGCCGGGGTCTTCGCCGTGGTCGCGGTGGTCGCGTTCGTCCAGTGGGTGATCAGCTGGTGGGCCGACAGCCATGTGCTGCCGGCCGACATCGCCGCGCTGATCGCGCTCTACACGGTGGCTGCGCACCGCTCGTTCCGCTGGACGCTGGCCGCGTACGGGACGCTCGAGGTCGGCGTGCTGCTGTGCGTGCTGCGCTGGCGCCCCGAGTACCCAATCGCCTCCCCCTTCGAGGCGGTCCTGAAGACGGTCTTCTTCCTCTCCGGCGTCACCACCGCCGCCGTGGTGCTGGGCCGCAATGTGCGGGCCCGGCAGGCCAAGCTGGCGGCGCTGCAGCAGCGGGCCCGCGACCTGGAGCGCCGGCGCGACCAGCAGTCCGCGCTGGCGGTCGCCGAGGAGCGCAGCCGGATCGCCCGGGAGATGCACGACATCGTCACCCACAACCTGTCGGTGATGGTGGCGCTCGCCGACGGCGCCGTCTACGCCAACGAGCACGCGCCCGAGAAGGCCACCGCCGCGATGCGGCAGAGCGCCGAGACCGGCCGCCAGGCGCTCACCGACATGCGCCGGTTCCTCGGCGTGCTGCGCGCCGACGAGCCGGACGCGCTGCGCCACCCCCAGCCGGGCCTGGGCCAGCTGCCCGCGCTGACCGCCCAGGTGCGCGCCGCCGGGCTGCCCACCGAGCTGGCGCTGACCGGCGACCACGCCCATGTCTCCCCCGGCGCCCAACTCACCGTCTACCGGCTGGTCCAGGAGTCGCTGACCAACACCATCAAGCACACCGCCCCCGGCGCCCGCGCCACCGTCACCGTGGTCTGCGGGCCGGGCTCGGTGGCGGTCGAGGTGTGCGACGACGGCCGCGCCCTGCCCCGCCCCGCCGAAGGCCTGCTCGGCACCGGCCACGGCCTGGCCGGGATGCGCGACCGGGCCGCCGCCTACGGCGCCGAGCTCAGCGCCGGGCCGCTGCCGCAGGGCGGCTGGCGGGTGGCGGCCACCCTCGATCTCGCCCTGCCCGACCTCGCCGAGGAGAAGCCGTCATGA